One genomic segment of Oenanthe melanoleuca isolate GR-GAL-2019-014 chromosome 5, OMel1.0, whole genome shotgun sequence includes these proteins:
- the CCDC32 gene encoding coiled-coil domain-containing protein 32, with the protein MRMIESVDSVVTRSSEDLWAEICSCLPHPEHKDAGDAFTDSFLDSYAQDSGSGGSSQPALKPWAPLNDSEVYLASLERRLMRIKGLSQEVTSKDMLRTLSQAKKECWDRFLQEKFEAECYVEGHDADESTLEHLKRWLQPDKVAISSEEVQCLIPPESRPEKPESEEEPPAAEQ; encoded by the exons ATGAGGATGATCGAGAGCGTGGACTCTGTGGTGACGCGGTCCAGCGAGGACCTCTGGGCTGAGATCTGCTCCTGTCTGCCGCATCCCGAGCACAAGGACGCCGGCGATGCTTTCACAGACTCCTTCCTGGATTCCTACGCCCAGGACAGCGGATCGGGTGGCTCTTCCCAACCTGCCCTGAAGCCCTGGGCTCCCCTGAACGACTCAGAGGTGTATTTAGCATCCCTGG AGAGAAGACTGATGAGGATCAAGGGCCTGTCCCAGGAGGTGACCTCCAAGGACATGCTGCGCACGCTGTCCCAGGCCAAGAAGGAATGCTGGGACaggttcctgcaggagaagttCGAGGCGGAATGTTACGTTGAGGGCCACGATGCTGATGAGAG cacGCTGGAGCACCTGAAGCGCTGGCTGCAGCCTGACAAGGTGGCCATCAGCTCCGAGGAGGTGCAGTGCCTCATCCCGCCAGAATCGCGGCCGGAGAAGCCGGAGAGCGAGGAGGAGCCTCCGGCTGCGGAGCAGtga
- the LOC130254504 gene encoding prolactin-releasing peptide receptor-like, whose amino-acid sequence MAQLPNDSWHNNSALIFAGLDLLLELKPLFIPLYATLVTVACVGNLFLILLIALTKKLHCTTNFLIGNLAVADFVMCLACVPLTASYAFEERGWLFGVFMCHFVSLLQAATVFVSVLSLTAIAIDRYVVVAYPIRRRLGRRACLGLVAAIWLLSLAAAVPTSLHTHYLDLNAIGHDMIICEEFWRHEERERLLYSCLMLLLSYMLPLLAVSVSFCAIAHRLRRRSVPGAAPHCRHKWARTKHKTFRVLTVSVVCFAVCWLPLQVVNFIRDVDEEFTILDKRYVNVVQVSCHLVAMSSACYNPFIYASLHDKFWFHLSSCFYRKKRSSRSTSCKASRFNTCSTLADAPTGASDKIALQSRLP is encoded by the coding sequence ATGGCTCAGCTGCCCAATGACTCCTGGCACAACAACTCCGCCCTGATCTTCGCGGGGCTggacctgctgctggagctgaagcCGCTCTTCATCCCGCTCTACGCCACGCTGGTGACGGTGGCGTGCGTGGGGAacctcttcctcatcctcctcatcgCCCTCACCAAGAAGCTGCACTGCACCACCAACTTCCTGATCGGGAACCTGGCGGTGGCCGACTTCGTCATGTGCCTGGCCTGCGTGCCCCTGACGGCCTCCTACGCCTTCGAGGAGCGGGGCTGGCTCTTCGGCGTGTTCATGTGCCACTTTGTCAGCCTGCTGCAGGCCGCCACCGTCTTCGTGTCGGTGCTGTCGCTCACGGCCATCGCCATCGACCGCTACGTGGTGGTGGCGTACCCGATCCGCCGGCGCCTGGGCCGCAGGgcctgcctggggctggtggccGCCAtctggctgctgtccctggccgCCGCGGTGCCCACCTCGCTGCACACCCACTACCTGGACCTCAACGCCATCGGCCACGACATGATCATCTGCGAGGAGTTCTGGAGGCACGAGGAGCGGGAGCGGCTGCTCTACTCGtgcctgatgctgctgctgtcctaCATGCTGCCGCTGCTGGCCGTGTCCGTGTCCTTCTGCGCCATCGCCCACCGCCTGCGCAGGAGGAGCGTGCCGGGCGCCGCCCCGCACTGCCGCCACAAGTGGGCCAGGACCAAGCACAAAACCTTCCGGGTGCTCACCGTCTCCGTGGTCTGCTTCGCCGTGTGCTGGCTGCCCCTGCAGGTGGTCAACTTCATCCGGGACGTGGACGAGGAGTTCACCATCCTGGACAAGAGGTACGTCAACGTCGTCCAGGTCTCGTGCCACCTGGTCGCCATGAGCTCCGCCTGCTACAACCCCTTCATCTACGCCTCCCTCCACGACAAATTCTGGTTCcacctcagcagctgcttctaCCGCAAGAAGCGGAGCTCCAGGAGCACGTCCTGCAAGGCTTCCCGCTTCAACACCTGCTCCACCCTGGCAGATGCTCCCACCGGGGCCTCGGACAAGATAGCTCTGCAGTCCAGGTTACCTTAG